Proteins encoded within one genomic window of Amycolatopsis sp. 2-15:
- a CDS encoding ERAP1-like C-terminal domain-containing protein has translation MVQLPDPEVQPRHLTVRVAAFDEREGELVLRHREHVSLGPRERGRDLAGFADLLVPNDDAVRHVKVRLDPRSRWTALRNLSKLDDRRARAVVWGALWDDVLDARLPARSYAAAVLTHGVRENDIGVLQLLLERAVRAVELYGNPEDRCWDNASWRWRPTSPRRRAGSRSRASAPT, from the coding sequence GTGGTCCAGCTTCCCGATCCGGAGGTTCAGCCGCGGCACCTGACGGTGCGGGTCGCCGCGTTCGACGAACGCGAGGGTGAGCTGGTACTGCGGCACCGCGAGCACGTGTCGCTCGGTCCGCGCGAACGTGGCCGTGACCTCGCCGGGTTCGCCGACCTGCTCGTGCCCAACGACGACGCGGTGCGCCACGTCAAGGTCAGGCTGGACCCCCGGTCCCGGTGGACAGCCCTGCGAAATCTGTCCAAATTGGATGATCGACGGGCGCGAGCGGTCGTCTGGGGAGCGTTGTGGGACGACGTGCTCGACGCCCGCCTGCCGGCCCGCAGCTACGCGGCGGCCGTGCTCACCCACGGAGTCCGGGAGAACGATATCGGTGTCCTGCAGTTGCTTCTGGAGCGTGCGGTGCGGGCGGTCGAGCTCTACGGGAACCCGGAAGACCGTTGCTGGGACAACGCGTCGTGGAGGTGGCGACCTACGTCGCCGCGCCGTCGGGCGGGCTCGCGCTCGCGCGCCTCGGCGCCGACGTGA
- the pqqB gene encoding pyrroloquinoline quinone biosynthesis protein PqqB, giving the protein MPVLTDRFRTVLIHCLGAAAGGGYPQWNCACAGCRKARAKPEAATTHAGIAVSGDGEQWFLLNATPDVHHQIAADPSLHPGPEIRKTPVAGVLLTDSEFDHTIGLLMLREGSSLTVYGTYPVLEALTLWFPVRELLSDYADFTWSLVEVGKPLDLDDRLRATPFLTGSKAPRYVGESRLRSPSAEWEVGYRLEDKVTGGTAVYAPTLPRWDDKFAEQVASADCVFVDGTFWTDDEMSSQGAGSRTGRSMGHMPVSGDDGSARALAALAAKRKIYTHINNTNPILDEESPERRWVTDLGIEIGRAGLEVEV; this is encoded by the coding sequence GTGCCGGTATTGACGGATCGATTTCGTACTGTGCTCATACATTGCCTCGGAGCCGCGGCTGGTGGCGGTTATCCGCAGTGGAATTGCGCTTGCGCCGGCTGCCGAAAGGCCCGGGCCAAGCCTGAAGCGGCGACGACCCACGCCGGGATCGCGGTCTCCGGAGACGGCGAGCAGTGGTTCCTGCTGAACGCGACCCCGGACGTCCACCACCAGATCGCGGCGGATCCCTCGTTGCACCCCGGTCCGGAGATCAGGAAGACGCCGGTCGCAGGTGTGTTGCTGACGGACTCGGAGTTCGACCACACAATCGGCCTGCTGATGCTGCGTGAGGGGTCTTCGCTGACGGTGTACGGGACCTACCCCGTGCTGGAGGCGCTGACCCTGTGGTTCCCGGTCCGCGAACTGCTGAGCGACTACGCGGACTTCACCTGGTCCCTGGTCGAAGTCGGCAAGCCGCTGGATCTGGACGATCGGCTGCGCGCCACCCCTTTCCTGACCGGATCCAAGGCGCCGCGCTACGTCGGGGAGTCCCGGCTTCGCAGCCCGTCGGCGGAGTGGGAGGTGGGCTACCGCCTGGAAGACAAGGTGACCGGCGGGACCGCGGTGTACGCGCCGACCTTGCCCCGGTGGGACGACAAGTTCGCCGAGCAGGTGGCGTCGGCCGACTGTGTGTTCGTGGACGGCACCTTCTGGACGGACGACGAAATGTCCAGCCAGGGCGCGGGAAGCCGGACCGGGCGCTCCATGGGGCACATGCCCGTCAGCGGTGACGACGGTTCGGCCCGCGCGCTGGCCGCGCTGGCGGCGAAGCGAAAGATCTATACCCACATCAACAACACGAACCCGATTCTCGACGAAGAGTCCCCGGAACGGCGTTGGGTGACGGACCTGGGCATCGAGATCGGGCGAGCCGGCTTGGAGGTGGAAGTATGA
- the pqqD gene encoding pyrroloquinoline quinone biosynthesis peptide chaperone PqqD: MDESDLRAIPKLATKAMLKHDNVRDVELLLLPERVVLLNKSGAAILGLCDGSRTVRQLVDQLEQDFEAADLANDVMTFLQDARGRGWVVVS; encoded by the coding sequence ATGGACGAATCCGACTTGAGGGCCATCCCGAAGCTGGCGACCAAGGCGATGCTCAAGCACGACAACGTCCGTGACGTGGAGCTGCTCCTGTTGCCGGAGCGGGTCGTGCTCCTGAACAAGTCCGGGGCGGCGATCTTGGGGCTGTGCGATGGCAGCCGAACCGTGCGGCAGCTGGTCGACCAGCTCGAGCAGGATTTCGAGGCCGCCGATCTCGCGAACGACGTGATGACGTTCCTCCAGGATGCCCGTGGACGAGGTTGGGTGGTGGTCTCATGA
- a CDS encoding dienelactone hydrolase family protein, which translates to MTSTSTVDYQRTDGRALRLTFAEPDGAIRGGLVVLHEGDGVTDGVVLLVASLANEGWLTVTPHIDGGEKLTQQDLLDATDITLDWLVEHGVEADLRGVVGFDLGGTAALVVASHRRLGAAVSVGGQRVTELPRLLDIAGHVTSPWLGMYGDAGDEAGGAEVEQLREAAASAKVATNVVRYPGANHRFDADPGAAEEAWQRTLDWFDAHLR; encoded by the coding sequence ATGACGTCGACGAGCACCGTGGATTATCAGCGTACCGACGGCCGCGCTCTGCGCCTCACCTTCGCGGAGCCTGACGGTGCCATCCGCGGCGGCCTCGTTGTCCTGCACGAAGGCGACGGGGTCACCGACGGGGTGGTGCTGCTCGTCGCGAGCCTGGCGAACGAAGGCTGGCTCACCGTCACGCCCCACATCGACGGCGGCGAAAAGCTCACGCAGCAGGACCTCCTCGACGCGACGGACATCACACTCGACTGGCTGGTCGAGCACGGGGTGGAGGCCGATCTGCGCGGCGTCGTCGGCTTCGACCTGGGTGGCACGGCGGCGCTCGTGGTCGCGTCGCACCGGCGGCTCGGCGCGGCGGTGAGCGTGGGCGGCCAGCGCGTGACGGAGCTGCCGCGGCTGCTGGACATCGCGGGTCACGTGACCAGCCCGTGGCTCGGCATGTACGGCGACGCCGGTGACGAGGCCGGGGGCGCCGAAGTGGAGCAGCTGCGCGAAGCGGCGGCGTCGGCGAAGGTGGCCACGAACGTCGTGCGCTACCCGGGCGCCAACCACCGCTTCGACGCCGACCCGGGCGCGGCCGAGGAAGCCTGGCAGCGCACGTTGGACTGGTTCGACGCGCACCTGCGGTAA
- the pqqE gene encoding pyrroloquinoline quinone biosynthesis protein PqqE produces the protein MNGAPQPYGLLAEVTHQCPLHCVYCSNPLELIDRQNELGTDDWLRVINEAVALGVVQVHFSGGEPLVRSDLETLVAECRRLGLYTNLITSGLGLTESRAKSLVEAGLNSAQLSIQGDAAESTNLVAASKRFDKKEAAARIIRDAGLPLNMNVVLHRMNLPRLDAIIDVCVSWGAERLELANSQYYGWALRNRDLLMPTKAQLDDAVGVYERRKAELRESMELLWILPDYYEPYPKPCMGGWAQNALTVAPDGTVYPCPVAAEITTMTFASVRDHDLGWIWAKSEAFQAYRGTEWMPDPCQSCPRKELDFGGCRCQAFALTGDAARTDPVCMHSPDHHLVQDALVRANQEEVPTDGQRLREKLVYRRPTVSARQP, from the coding sequence ATGAACGGCGCACCGCAGCCATACGGCCTGCTGGCCGAAGTCACTCACCAGTGCCCGTTGCACTGCGTCTACTGCTCGAACCCGTTGGAGCTGATCGACCGGCAGAACGAGCTCGGCACCGACGACTGGTTGCGGGTGATCAACGAGGCGGTCGCGCTCGGGGTGGTGCAGGTGCACTTCTCAGGTGGCGAACCCCTCGTCCGCAGCGACCTGGAGACACTGGTCGCCGAGTGCCGGCGGCTAGGCCTGTACACGAACCTGATCACCAGCGGCCTCGGGCTCACCGAGAGCCGGGCGAAGTCGCTCGTCGAAGCCGGTCTCAACAGCGCGCAGCTGAGCATCCAGGGCGACGCGGCCGAGTCGACGAACCTGGTCGCGGCGAGCAAACGCTTCGACAAGAAGGAAGCCGCCGCGCGCATCATCCGCGACGCCGGCCTGCCGTTGAACATGAACGTGGTCCTGCACCGGATGAACCTGCCCCGGCTCGACGCGATCATCGACGTCTGCGTGTCGTGGGGCGCCGAGCGGCTGGAGCTCGCGAACTCCCAATACTACGGCTGGGCCCTGCGCAACCGCGATCTGCTGATGCCGACGAAGGCCCAGCTCGACGACGCGGTCGGCGTCTACGAACGCCGGAAGGCCGAGCTGCGCGAAAGCATGGAACTGCTCTGGATCCTCCCGGACTACTACGAGCCCTACCCGAAGCCGTGCATGGGTGGCTGGGCGCAGAACGCGCTGACGGTCGCGCCGGACGGCACGGTGTACCCGTGCCCGGTGGCTGCGGAGATCACCACGATGACCTTCGCCTCGGTCCGCGATCACGACCTCGGGTGGATCTGGGCGAAGTCCGAGGCGTTCCAGGCCTACCGCGGAACGGAGTGGATGCCCGATCCGTGCCAGAGCTGTCCGCGCAAGGAGCTCGACTTCGGTGGCTGCCGGTGCCAGGCGTTCGCGTTGACCGGGGACGCGGCGCGCACCGATCCAGTGTGCATGCACTCACCCGACCACCACCTGGTGCAGGACGCTCTCGTTCGCGCCAACCAGGAGGAGGTCCCAACCGACGGGCAACGGCTGCGCGAAAAGCTGGTTTACCGCCGCCCGACGGTGTCGGCGCGCCAACCCTGA
- a CDS encoding M1 family metallopeptidase, whose product MPFDGRAAPGDKLTEHEAAARSAEIFDVHYAVELDLTVGAREFATSTVVRFQARSGDAFVFLDFAGQVESVECNGRELGPDAQEGTRVRLAVRPGGNTVRVAGSAAYSRTGEGLHRFQDPLDGQVYLHTKFEPFAAHQVYACFDQPDLKATVELTVTAEAGWVVVANTDPEEPPTAGEGSAWRFGRTPPLPPYLVAFAAGPFRCLRSSHRGVPLTLYARGSLFEELTRDAPELFDVIGRGLDFYGRLFDLPYPFTKYDHVFAPEYAFGGMEHPGCVTLNERFVFRHRVTAEARRKRAEVLLHEMAHMWFGDYVTMRWWDDLWLNEAFATMMAVVAQADATPYGEGWPAFVHHALPAARHADRLPTGHAIRVETADTDAARSNLGPIVYLRGAAVLHDLASRVGWETFVAGVRTFLRTHAWGNAGPRRLRGRAAGGVGRGRGPVGRRVATAARAQHG is encoded by the coding sequence ATGCCGTTCGACGGCCGGGCCGCCCCCGGTGACAAACTGACGGAACACGAGGCGGCAGCGCGTTCGGCCGAGATCTTCGACGTCCACTACGCGGTGGAGCTCGACTTGACCGTCGGTGCGCGGGAGTTCGCGACGAGCACGGTGGTCCGCTTCCAGGCTCGGTCCGGGGATGCGTTCGTCTTCCTCGACTTCGCGGGGCAGGTCGAGTCGGTCGAGTGCAATGGCCGTGAGCTGGGGCCGGACGCGCAGGAAGGAACGCGCGTCCGGCTGGCTGTGCGCCCCGGCGGAAACACGGTTCGCGTGGCCGGCTCCGCGGCGTATTCGCGCACCGGCGAGGGGCTGCACCGGTTCCAGGACCCGCTCGACGGCCAGGTTTACCTGCACACCAAGTTCGAACCGTTCGCGGCGCACCAGGTGTACGCGTGCTTCGACCAGCCCGACCTGAAGGCGACGGTCGAGCTGACCGTCACCGCCGAGGCCGGCTGGGTCGTGGTCGCCAACACCGATCCCGAGGAACCACCGACGGCCGGCGAGGGCTCGGCGTGGCGTTTCGGCCGCACTCCGCCGCTGCCGCCGTATCTGGTGGCGTTCGCCGCCGGTCCGTTCCGGTGCCTGCGGTCCAGCCACCGTGGCGTGCCGCTGACGTTGTACGCGCGCGGCTCGCTCTTCGAGGAGCTCACCCGCGACGCGCCCGAACTCTTCGACGTGATCGGGCGCGGGCTCGACTTCTACGGCCGGTTGTTCGACCTGCCGTACCCGTTCACCAAGTACGACCACGTCTTCGCGCCCGAGTACGCGTTCGGCGGGATGGAACACCCGGGCTGCGTGACGCTCAACGAGCGGTTCGTGTTCCGGCACCGGGTCACCGCGGAAGCGCGCCGAAAACGGGCCGAGGTCCTGCTGCACGAGATGGCGCACATGTGGTTCGGCGACTACGTGACGATGCGCTGGTGGGACGACCTGTGGCTGAACGAGGCCTTCGCGACGATGATGGCGGTCGTCGCGCAGGCGGACGCGACGCCGTACGGGGAAGGGTGGCCGGCCTTCGTCCACCACGCCCTGCCGGCGGCCAGGCACGCCGACCGGCTGCCCACCGGCCACGCGATCCGGGTGGAAACCGCCGACACCGACGCCGCGCGGTCGAACCTCGGTCCGATCGTCTACCTGCGGGGCGCGGCAGTGCTCCACGACCTCGCTTCGCGCGTGGGCTGGGAAACTTTCGTCGCCGGCGTGCGGACCTTCCTGCGGACGCACGCGTGGGGCAACGCCGGCCCTCGACGACTTCGTGGCCGCGCTGCGGGAGGTGTCGGACGAGGACGTGGCCCGGTGGGTCGACGAGTGGCTACTGCGGCGCGGGCTCAACACGGTTGA
- the hxlA gene encoding 3-hexulose-6-phosphate synthase — protein MRLQVALDVLDLPSALTLAGQVAEHVDILELGTPLVKSAGIAAVSAIKAAHPDKLVFVDLKTADAGELEAALAFEAGADLVTVMGAADDDTVRGAVAAGRKYGKQVVADMITVVEGRVARIREVSKLGVSFVEIHAGLDEQARPGYTIDTLLEDGRLAGVPFSIAGGIKIDTIGAVREAGATVAVAGGAIYNAADPGAAAKELKKRATA, from the coding sequence GTGCGGTTGCAGGTGGCGTTGGATGTGTTGGATCTGCCGTCGGCGTTGACGTTGGCGGGTCAGGTGGCTGAGCATGTGGATATTTTGGAGTTGGGGACGCCGTTGGTGAAGTCGGCGGGGATCGCGGCGGTGTCGGCGATCAAGGCGGCTCATCCGGACAAGCTGGTGTTCGTGGATTTGAAGACGGCGGACGCGGGTGAGCTGGAGGCGGCGTTGGCGTTCGAGGCCGGCGCGGATCTGGTGACGGTGATGGGCGCGGCTGATGATGACACGGTGCGGGGTGCGGTGGCGGCGGGCCGTAAGTACGGCAAGCAGGTTGTCGCGGACATGATCACGGTGGTCGAGGGGCGGGTCGCGCGGATCCGGGAGGTCTCGAAGCTGGGTGTGTCCTTTGTGGAGATCCACGCGGGTCTGGACGAGCAGGCTCGTCCCGGTTACACGATCGACACTCTCCTGGAAGACGGTCGGCTGGCGGGTGTGCCGTTCTCGATCGCGGGCGGCATCAAGATCGACACGATCGGCGCGGTGCGTGAAGCGGGTGCGACGGTCGCGGTTGCGGGGGGTGCGATCTACAACGCCGCCGACCCGGGTGCCGCGGCGAAGGAACTCAAAAAACGCGCCACCGCCTGA
- a CDS encoding phosphatidylglycerol lysyltransferase domain-containing protein — MVTGTRAQHTWQVAGVTSVKAITWVTRLAGLLTLLSVLVPSGRSLRGHLAEWLELPQEATVAAATVPVVAGVFLIMLAAGLRRRKRRAWQLAVGFAVLLTLSHLGLRHAFGAGVVSVVLLVGLIVNRRYFVAEPDPTTGRWRAVRVFLQLVLAGFVINVVLLSVASGRMLEPLSFPARLSQSGLALVGVSGPAVFHGLWLEDLSAAIGLLFSIAAVLVSAYFLLRSAEPAPGLSDEELARLQVLLIEHGDRDSLGYFALRRDKFAVFSKTGKAAVTYRVIAGVALTSADPLGDHEAWPGAIEEYLEICKRNAWVPAAMGASELGATVWARFGLEVLEIGDEAIVDTAGFTLDGRIMRGVRQAASRTRRAGYKVLVRRAEDLRPDELDELVLLAAAWRGTETERGFSMALGRMGDPGAVIVTAEQGGRVRGVLQFVPWGARGLSLDVMRRDRSADNGVNELMISELLAYSREHDIDHVSLNFAAFRSLMEQGQRIGAGPVARISAKVLHFFSRWIQIESLYRFNAKFQPRWVPRYLVYPGVRELPRVGVATFEAEGLGGRSPWLRRLLQR; from the coding sequence GTGGTGACGGGGACACGCGCGCAGCACACCTGGCAGGTGGCGGGCGTGACGTCCGTCAAGGCGATCACCTGGGTGACCAGGCTCGCCGGGCTGTTGACGTTACTTTCCGTGTTGGTGCCGTCCGGTCGTAGCCTGCGCGGTCATCTGGCCGAGTGGCTGGAGCTGCCTCAGGAAGCGACCGTCGCGGCGGCGACCGTGCCTGTCGTCGCGGGCGTGTTTCTGATCATGCTCGCGGCGGGACTTCGGCGGCGGAAGCGGCGGGCGTGGCAGCTCGCGGTCGGGTTCGCGGTGTTGTTGACCTTGTCACACCTGGGGCTGCGGCACGCGTTCGGTGCGGGCGTGGTGTCGGTGGTGCTGCTGGTCGGGCTGATCGTGAACCGGCGCTACTTCGTCGCGGAGCCGGACCCGACGACGGGCCGCTGGCGCGCGGTGCGGGTGTTCCTGCAGCTGGTGCTGGCGGGGTTCGTGATCAACGTGGTGCTGCTGTCGGTGGCGTCCGGGCGGATGCTCGAGCCGCTGAGCTTCCCCGCCCGGCTTTCGCAGTCCGGGCTGGCGCTGGTGGGTGTGAGCGGTCCCGCCGTGTTCCACGGGCTGTGGCTGGAGGACCTGTCGGCGGCGATCGGGCTGCTCTTCAGCATCGCGGCGGTGCTCGTGTCGGCGTACTTCCTGCTGCGCTCGGCTGAGCCCGCGCCGGGGCTGTCGGACGAAGAGCTGGCGCGCCTGCAGGTCCTGCTGATCGAGCACGGCGACCGCGACTCGCTGGGCTACTTCGCGCTGCGGCGCGACAAGTTCGCGGTGTTCTCGAAGACGGGCAAGGCGGCCGTGACGTACCGCGTGATCGCCGGCGTCGCGCTGACGTCGGCCGATCCGCTGGGCGACCACGAGGCGTGGCCGGGCGCGATCGAGGAGTACCTGGAGATCTGCAAGCGCAACGCCTGGGTGCCGGCGGCGATGGGCGCGTCCGAGCTCGGGGCGACGGTGTGGGCGCGCTTCGGGCTGGAGGTGCTGGAGATCGGCGACGAGGCCATCGTCGACACGGCCGGCTTCACGCTGGACGGCCGCATCATGCGCGGCGTCCGCCAAGCGGCTTCGCGGACACGCCGGGCGGGGTACAAGGTGCTGGTGCGGCGCGCGGAGGACCTGCGGCCGGACGAGCTGGACGAGCTGGTGCTGCTGGCCGCGGCGTGGCGGGGCACCGAGACCGAACGCGGCTTCTCGATGGCCCTGGGCCGGATGGGCGACCCGGGCGCCGTGATCGTGACGGCCGAACAGGGCGGACGCGTGCGCGGCGTTCTGCAGTTCGTGCCGTGGGGCGCGCGCGGCCTGTCGCTGGACGTGATGCGACGGGACCGGTCGGCCGACAACGGCGTGAACGAGCTGATGATCTCCGAGCTGCTGGCCTATTCGCGTGAGCACGACATCGACCACGTCTCACTGAACTTCGCCGCGTTCCGGTCACTGATGGAACAGGGCCAACGCATCGGCGCGGGACCCGTGGCGCGTATCTCGGCGAAAGTCCTGCACTTCTTCTCGCGCTGGATCCAGATCGAGAGCCTGTACCGCTTCAACGCCAAGTTCCAGCCGCGGTGGGTCCCGCGGTACCTCGTGTATCCCGGCGTGCGCGAACTCCCGCGCGTCGGCGTGGCCACCTTCGAAGCCGAGGGCCTCGGCGGCCGTTCCCCCTGGTTGCGGCGCCTGCTGCAACGCTGA
- a CDS encoding GPR1/FUN34/YaaH family transporter: protein MSTAVATEVEAPPQPAPAGDPSMIGVPTFIVGTTALGLVLTGFVPASAVGASIAVILPATGLGQLVAAVWALSLGQNAVASVFGIFAGFWLSYSALVLGLTHNWFGITPDAAVATQGVFLIAWLLTIILLTLGTLRLPAAFTVLFVLIDLALALVLYGTVGNAPGASTAGGYVTFAFTAVGIYLYLGAMSAATGGRGLPLGRPVLT, encoded by the coding sequence ATGTCCACTGCCGTTGCCACCGAAGTCGAAGCCCCGCCCCAGCCCGCGCCGGCGGGCGACCCGTCCATGATCGGCGTGCCCACCTTCATCGTCGGCACGACCGCGCTCGGCCTGGTGCTGACCGGGTTCGTCCCGGCGAGTGCCGTCGGCGCGTCGATTGCGGTCATCCTGCCCGCGACCGGCCTCGGCCAGCTCGTCGCGGCGGTGTGGGCGCTGTCGCTGGGCCAGAACGCCGTTGCCTCCGTGTTCGGCATCTTCGCCGGGTTCTGGCTCAGCTACTCGGCACTGGTGCTCGGCCTGACCCACAACTGGTTCGGCATCACGCCGGACGCCGCGGTCGCCACCCAGGGCGTGTTCCTGATCGCCTGGCTGCTCACGATCATCCTGCTGACCCTGGGCACCCTGCGGCTGCCCGCGGCCTTCACGGTGCTGTTCGTGCTGATCGACCTCGCGCTCGCCCTCGTGCTGTACGGCACGGTCGGCAACGCCCCGGGCGCCTCCACCGCCGGCGGCTACGTCACGTTCGCCTTCACCGCGGTCGGCATCTACCTGTACCTCGGCGCGATGTCCGCCGCCACGGGCGGCCGGGGGCTGCCGCTGGGCCGCCCGGTGCTGACCTGA
- a CDS encoding acetoacetate--CoA ligase, with protein sequence MTQIADVPEVLWRPDPSRVSDTRIEAFRRWLREERGVEVGDYDSLWRYSVEHVPDFWAAVAEFSGVRWHEKPREVLSGTMPNAKWFDGGTLNYAEHALSPGVAGAAKGDDELAVIFHREDGFAEQLTYGDLRAQVAAARGALKALGVAKGDRVVALAPNCPQTLVAFLAAASLGAIWSSCSPDFGVRAISDRFTQIEPKVLIAVNGYAYNGREFDVTPTVERLRADIPSLNATVLVKYVGGGTVDGAFDWNALLAEHSGTQLAYEPVEFGHPLWVLYSSGTTGLPKGIVQGHGGIVIEHLKALSLQADLGPGERFFWFTTTGWMMWNFLISGLLVGSTIVLYDGSPGHPDLDVLWHLAEQHRITYFGTSAPFIQSCLKAGLEPSARYDLSALRALGSTGAPLSVEGFRWIADKIGKSVQICSVSGGTDLCAAFVAASPDVPVWLGELSCRALGAAVASYDEAGNPLVDQVGELVITEPMPSMPVFFWNDPDGTRLHEAYFDMYPGVWRHGDWIRVTPRGSAVIYGRSDSTLNRGGVRMGTAEFYRVVEGFDEVADSLVVDTSAAGNDDGQLLCFLVLAPGVDLAAVEPKLRKELRSALSPRHVPDRFVVVGEIPRTLNGKKCEVPVKKILSGVAPERAVSRDALANPAALAPFTELAGELAGR encoded by the coding sequence GTGACCCAGATTGCCGATGTTCCCGAAGTGCTCTGGCGACCCGACCCGAGCCGCGTGTCCGACACCCGTATCGAAGCGTTCCGCAGGTGGCTGCGGGAAGAACGCGGCGTGGAGGTCGGCGACTACGACTCGCTCTGGCGCTACTCCGTGGAACATGTGCCCGACTTCTGGGCGGCCGTCGCCGAGTTCTCCGGCGTGCGCTGGCACGAGAAGCCACGAGAGGTCCTCTCGGGCACGATGCCGAACGCGAAGTGGTTCGACGGCGGCACGCTGAACTACGCGGAGCACGCGCTCAGCCCGGGCGTCGCGGGCGCGGCGAAGGGCGACGACGAGCTCGCCGTGATCTTCCACCGCGAAGACGGCTTCGCCGAGCAGCTCACGTACGGAGACCTTCGCGCGCAGGTCGCCGCGGCGCGGGGAGCGTTGAAGGCGCTGGGCGTCGCGAAGGGCGACCGCGTGGTGGCGCTGGCGCCGAACTGCCCGCAGACGCTCGTCGCGTTCCTGGCGGCGGCGTCGCTGGGCGCGATCTGGTCGTCGTGCTCACCCGACTTCGGCGTGCGCGCGATTTCCGACCGCTTCACGCAGATCGAGCCGAAGGTGCTCATCGCGGTCAACGGCTACGCCTACAACGGCCGCGAGTTCGACGTCACCCCCACGGTCGAGCGGTTGCGCGCCGACATCCCGTCGCTGAACGCGACCGTTCTCGTGAAATACGTGGGCGGCGGGACCGTCGACGGCGCATTCGACTGGAACGCGCTGCTCGCCGAGCACTCCGGCACTCAGCTGGCCTACGAGCCGGTGGAGTTCGGGCACCCGCTGTGGGTGCTGTACTCGTCGGGCACGACGGGCCTGCCGAAGGGGATTGTGCAGGGCCACGGCGGGATCGTCATCGAGCACCTCAAAGCCCTTTCGCTGCAAGCGGATCTCGGGCCGGGCGAACGGTTCTTCTGGTTCACCACCACCGGCTGGATGATGTGGAACTTCCTCATCTCGGGCCTGCTCGTGGGGTCGACGATCGTGCTCTACGACGGCAGCCCCGGCCACCCGGACCTCGACGTGCTGTGGCACCTCGCCGAACAACACCGCATCACGTACTTCGGCACGTCGGCGCCGTTCATCCAGAGCTGCCTCAAGGCGGGGCTCGAACCGTCGGCGCGCTACGACCTGAGTGCGTTGCGCGCCTTGGGTTCCACGGGTGCGCCGCTGTCGGTCGAGGGCTTCCGGTGGATCGCCGACAAGATCGGGAAGTCGGTGCAGATCTGCTCGGTTTCGGGCGGCACGGACCTGTGCGCGGCGTTCGTGGCGGCGTCGCCGGACGTGCCGGTGTGGCTGGGCGAGCTGTCGTGCCGGGCGCTGGGCGCGGCCGTCGCGTCGTACGACGAGGCCGGCAACCCGCTGGTCGACCAGGTCGGCGAGCTGGTGATCACCGAGCCCATGCCGTCGATGCCGGTGTTCTTCTGGAACGACCCCGACGGCACCCGGCTGCACGAGGCGTACTTCGACATGTACCCCGGCGTCTGGCGCCACGGCGACTGGATCCGCGTGACCCCGCGCGGCTCCGCCGTGATCTACGGCCGCAGCGACTCCACACTCAACCGCGGCGGCGTGCGCATGGGCACGGCGGAGTTCTACCGCGTGGTGGAGGGCTTCGACGAGGTGGCCGACTCCCTGGTCGTGGACACCTCCGCGGCCGGCAACGACGACGGGCAGCTGCTGTGTTTCCTCGTGCTCGCGCCGGGGGTGGATCTTGCTGCCGTGGAGCCGAAGCTGCGGAAGGAGCTTCGTAGCGCTCTGTCACCGCGACACGTTCCCGACCGGTTCGTGGTGGTCGGTGAGATCCCCCGTACCTTGAACGGTAAGAAATGTGAGGTACCGGTGAAAAAGATACTCTCCGGAGTCGCGCCGGAGAGGGCTGTGAGCAGGGACGCGCTGGCCAACCCGGCCGCGTTGGCCCCGTTCACGGAGCTCGCGGGGGAGCTCGCCGGGCGGTGA
- the pqqC gene encoding pyrroloquinoline-quinone synthase PqqC, producing the protein MNPWSANEFEAHLRSIGEKRYHHLHPFNERMHSGTLTEEEFRGWVRNRFYYQMNLPKKDAFILTKLPGREDRRQWIQRIIDHDGRTGDEGGLEKWIRLGAAVGLSREALFDTDTVLPGVRFAVDAYVDFCRQKPWLEAVASALTELFAPDLLSRRITDVQHHYPWIASEGLEYFRARLTQQPKDIAHLLELVLTHAKSREQQDACARVLEFKCDVLWSLLDAVELAYSKSS; encoded by the coding sequence ATGAACCCGTGGTCTGCCAATGAGTTCGAGGCGCACCTGCGGTCCATCGGAGAAAAGCGGTACCACCATCTGCACCCGTTCAACGAGCGGATGCACTCGGGCACGCTGACCGAGGAGGAGTTCCGGGGTTGGGTGCGCAACCGCTTCTACTACCAGATGAACCTGCCGAAGAAGGACGCGTTCATCCTGACCAAGCTCCCCGGCCGGGAGGATCGGCGCCAGTGGATCCAGCGCATCATCGACCATGACGGGCGAACGGGCGACGAGGGCGGTCTCGAGAAGTGGATCCGGCTCGGCGCGGCGGTCGGCCTGAGCCGCGAAGCGTTGTTCGACACCGACACGGTGCTGCCCGGAGTGCGGTTCGCCGTGGACGCCTACGTGGACTTCTGCCGCCAGAAGCCGTGGCTGGAGGCCGTGGCGTCGGCGCTGACTGAACTGTTCGCGCCGGACCTGCTCAGCCGGCGGATCACCGACGTGCAGCACCACTACCCGTGGATCGCCTCGGAAGGCCTGGAGTACTTCCGGGCGCGGCTCACGCAGCAGCCCAAAGACATCGCGCACCTTCTCGAGCTGGTGCTCACCCACGCGAAGTCGAGGGAACAGCAGGATGCGTGCGCGCGAGTCCTGGAGTTCAAGTGTGACGTCCTCTGGAGCCTGTTGGATGCCGTGGAACTCGCGTACAGCAAGAGTTCGTGA